A stretch of the Aricia agestis chromosome 15, ilAriAges1.1, whole genome shotgun sequence genome encodes the following:
- the LOC121734324 gene encoding uncharacterized protein LOC121734324: MNISESADESSCSSCKRQENGDSTTETDRPLKKARFAWQVKGKYHLKNEISLDKSSKSTPEGSVAGTFSENESECKKICSTVEPNLEILGNLFEQDLCTLDSVTKSDQQILPNRISEEKLPYPKPLSTENVDIIEYESNMNIRNELEDQCIASWQARQMTKCFLDNTINSLIDGWMRGPLLTDIDDDRFTVFGDPEPLEDNNDDSIENEGILMAISAHGLQNASASSEYSTDSTNTSNNDSKPFLSPPSSPQPEILDSSTSFRNDKVYVDDISKNTSQDDYAYSPCDSNKNEIGEDFDTINNNYSDNDNSHYDFLDTAVSFAIQYKGLTSYGTDYG, translated from the exons aTGAATATTTCTGAAAGTGCAGATGAATCAAGTTGTAGTTCGTGTAAAAGGCAAGAAAATGGCGACTCGACGACGGAAACAGATCGCCCCTTGAAGAAGGCACGCTTTGCTTGGCAAGTAAAAGGAAAATATCATCTAAAGAACGAAATATCTCTTGATAAATCGTCGAAATCAACGCCTGAAGGTAGTGTCGCCGgtacattttcagaaaatgaaaGTGAATGTAAGAAAATATGCTCTACTGTAGAACCAAACCTTGAAATACTGGGCAATCTGTTTGAACAAGACTTGTGTACTTTAGACTCAGTGACTAAGTCTGACCAACAAATATTACCTAATAGAATCTCTGAAGAAAAATTACCATATCCTAAACCACTCAGCACAGAAAATGTAGATATTATTGAATATGAATCTAATATGAATATAAGAAATGAATTAGAAGACCAATGCATAGCCAGCTGGCAGGCCAGACAG ATGACAAAATGCTTTTTAGACAATACAATAAATAGTCTTATTGATGGCTGGATGAGAGGACCACTTCTCACTGATATTGATGATGATAGATTCACAGTTTTTGGTGATCCGGAACCTTTAGAAGACAACAATGATGATAGCATAGAAAATGAAGGAATTCTCATGGCTATTTCCGCACACGGCCTACAAAATGCATCTGCTTCAAGTGAATATAGTACCGACAGTACTAATACTAGTAATAATGATTCAAAACCGTTTTTATCACCTCCTAGCAGTCCACAACCAGAAATTTTGGATTCGAGCACCAGTTTTAGAAATGACAAAGTTTATGTAGATGACATATCAAAAAACACATCACAAGATGATTATGCATACTCACCATGTGATagcaataaaaatgaaataggcGAAGATTTTGATACCATCAACAATAACTATAGTGATAATGATAATAGTCATTATGACTTCCTAGATACTGCTGTATCATTTGCTATTCAGTACAAGGGACTGACTTCGTACGGCACTGATTATGGATAG
- the LOC121734323 gene encoding protein pygopus-like produces the protein MSHNLAGMPTYRLPGPGLGPPDFKPPMETPTPPAPAPSNPKKRRKTSNANNALSNPQPPPTAQDLLPPPLTGYGDTIVASNPFDDSPSTVSHNGPMMNQNGPMMSQNGPMGMMGPMHGMGGPPMRHMSPLPHNMSPMNQPMPPRGGISPMGNMSPMGHMGGMSPMGGPNMGMNNHSMGPGMGPNSRSMGSPMSPMNAMPMGSPMSSGPMGSPMNMGSMAGNHMSNSPMGPPMHSPLGGSSMNGPMNGPMGGGGPGMNVPRMNGPMGPSCSNGSMGPNSSIMSPSPMQSGGMGPGHCGPMRHGSPMGSGMGSGPMGGNGPMTSMGPGPPYSGNHMGHGGPMGPMSGSGNMGMGPGPGNMGNCGPLAGMSGMAMGGPGGQGVGPMGQGMGMFGPKPMPVTAGKVYPPDQPMVFNPQNPNAPPIYPCGVCHKEVHDNDQAILCESGCNFWFHRGCTGLTEPAFQLLTAEVYAEWVCDKCLHSKNIPLVKFKP, from the exons ATGAGTCACAATCTGGCGGGTATGCCGACGTACAGGCTGCCTGGCCCCGGGCTGGGGCCGCCGGACTTCAAGCCGCCCATGGAGACCCCCACGCCGCCGGCGCCGGCGCCGAGCAACCCCAAGAAGAGGAGAAAAACATCCAACGCAAACAATGCTCTGAGTAACCCGCAGCCTCCTCCCACTGCACAAGACTTACTGCCCCCACCGTTAACCGGGTATGGGGATACTATTGTGGCTTCCAACCCTTTTGATGATTCACCGTCGACGGTCTCTCACAATGGACCCATGATGAACCAAAACGGGCCCATGATGAGCCAAAATGGACCCATGGGAATGATGGGGCCGATGCATGGCATGGGAGGGCCACCTATGAGACACATGAGCCCCTTGCCGCACAACATGAGCCCCATGAATCAACCGATGCCCCCGAGAGGAGGAATAAGTCCCATGGGTAATATGAGCCCAATGGGTCATATGGGAGGAATGTCGCCCATGGGCGGTCCGAATATGGGCATGAACAATCACAGTATGGGTCCAGGTATGGGCCCCAATTCCAGGTCTATGGGTAGTCCAATGAGCCCGATGAATGCGATGCCGATGGGCTCGCCGATGTCTTCAGGGCCCATGGGAAGTCCTATGAACATGGGATCGATGGCAGGAAACCATATGAGCAACAGTCCCATGGGTCCACCCATGCACAGTCCATTAGGTGGAAGCTCGATGAATGGCCCTATGAATGGACCCATGGGAGGAGGTGGTCCAGGAATGAATGTGCCCCGAATGAATGGCCCAATGGGCCCCAGTTGTTCGAATGGGTCAATGGGCCCTAACAGCTCAATAATGTCACCCAGTCCTATGCAAAGTGGGGGCATGGGTCCGGGACACTGTGGACCCATGAGGCACGGCAGTCCCATGGGTTCGGGTATGGGCAGCGGGCCAATGGGAGGAAATGGGCCTATGACGTCGATGGGCCCCGGGCCCCCGTACTCAGGAAATCATATGGGTCACGGAGGACCAATGGGGCCTATGAGTGGTAGTGGCAACATGGGAATGGGTCCCGGCCCAGGAAATATGGGCAACTGTGGGCCATTGGCAGGAATGAGTGGTATGGCAATGGGAGGCCCTGGGGGCCAAGGTGTTGGCCCTATGGGGCAAGGAATGGGTATGTTTGGACCCAAACCCATGCCAGTTACAGCTGGGAAGGTGTATCCGCCTGATCAACCGATGGTGTTCAATCCACAAAACCCAAATGCACCTCCCATATACCCCTGTGGGGTTTGCCACAAAGAGGTGCATGACAATGATCAAGCGATCTTGTGTGAGTCTGGATGCAACTTCTGGTTCCAtag GGGCTGCACGGGACTCACGGAGCCGGCTTTCCAGCTGCTGACGGCGGAGGTGTACGCCGAATGGGTTTGTGATAAGTGCCTACATTCAAAGAACATACCCCTCGTGAAGTTCAAACCATAG
- the LOC121734325 gene encoding 39S ribosomal protein L2, mitochondrial: MAFHKLFSRLTINTSPSIVTRSIHVSPSLLISKPNLVKPKPGLGISYRRIVHYPEEYTVKPLEVTNLAGRDPVSGRIVAKGIGGGIKHKFHWIKWFRDGPTEGPPQEEKVIEVLECGCRTAHVALVAVGKEMKYILATENMKAGDIIKTSRHLPRIPVRANEGDAYVLGALPTGTLVHSIEKVPGKGGVYVNAAGTYGTILRRQDDRIIVQMPSKMLFSFDERCMAVVGRLSNIEHGSTPIGSAQRNRWLGNRPRSGLWKRKDGRHGRKIKPPKPVKEIHAKADQRSPPIQMTMHH; this comes from the exons atggCTTTTCATAAATTGTTTTCAAGACTAACTATAAATACCTCGCCTAGTATAGTTACAAGGTCTATTCATGTATCTCCCAGTTTGTTAATAAGTAAACCAAATCTCGTCAAACCAAAACCTGGTTTGGGTATAAGTTACAGGAGAATTGTCCATTACCCTGAGGAATACACAGTGAAACCATTGGAAGTCACCAATCTCGCTGGTAGAGATCCAGTGTCAG GTCGAATTGTAGCTAAAGGTATTGGTGGTGGTATTAAACACAAGTTCCACTGGATCAAGTGGTTTAGAGATGGACCCACGGAAGGCCCACCACAGGAAGAAAAAGTTATTGAG GTATTGGAATGTGGATGCAGAACTGCCCATGTGGCTCTAGTGGCAGTGGGGAAGGAGATGAAGTACATTCTGGCCACGGAGAACATGAAAGCCGGTGACATCATTAAAACCTCCAGGCATTTACCCAGAATTCCAG tGAGAGCAAATGAGGGTGATGCTTATGTTTTGGGTGCCTTACCTACTGGGACACTTGTGCACTCTATAGAAAAAGTACCAG gAAAAGGAGGAGTTTATGTAAACGCAGCAGGGACATACGGGACAATTCTCCGGAGGCAGGATGATAGAATTATAGTTCAAATGCCATCAAAGATGCTATTCAGCTTTGATGAGCGTTGTATGGCTGTGGTTG gtCGTCTATCCAACATAGAGCACGGATCGACACCTATAGGGTCAGCTCAGAGGAACAGATGGCTAGGAAACAGACCAAGATCAGGATTGTGGAAGAGGAAAGATGGCAGACACGGAAGAAAGATAAAGCCACCAAAGCCCGTAAAGGAAATACATGCTAAGGCCGACCAAAGGTCACCTCCTATTCAAATGACAATGCACCAttga
- the LOC121734322 gene encoding ubiquitin-like modifier-activating enzyme ATG7, which produces MSTAQETKGIIQYVPFKSFVHPAFWHTLSELKLNVDKLNETTKQIHGIYSFRDDIDGIFEVDGTSFNQSTTEDLFSIDVIGTLINKNTIEDFKGIDKAALLNSIGEVIWTNIKTRSWIDKPNSLVTFIILSFADLKKFHYYYWFAFPTPNQPTVYLKQNSTSITDYFSQDELKSLTISFKNLDMTQKCFFCITKDDKVSVDLLSTVLKRKNGDELDIDFSKTFFAFADPSSGENPGWPLRLFIAALLEYSPSLREREFNVIGIRCKRLEGIEVSRVFTIKTCEFQNVQSDGKIGWVGWERNDKGNFGPKLANMSASMDPKKLADASSNLNIQLMKWRLVPDLDVDIMKETKCLLLGAGTLGCHVARNLLAWGFRHITFIDNGKVSYSNPTRQVLYTFEDCLNGGKKKAETAAVNLKRILPTVHSEGLCLHIPMPGHPIGESLKDETINNINIITKAIADHDVIFLLLDTREARWLPTLIAAQMGKIVINAALGFDSYLVMRHGTSAHASMQANAQANTHSDAHASTHSDAHASTQVSSVRGSMLGCYFCNDVTAPGNSVSDRTLDQQCTVSRPGAAATAGALAVELLVGMLQHPDKIDAPAPFKMDDETTSQGILGAVPHSIRGFLHNYQTVLPTCVKFRQCIACSDTVIDMYRTAGTQFLLDVFNSGKYLEKLTGLTELQTLAEMTEIVALSDDDED; this is translated from the exons ATGTCGACCGCCCAGGAAACTAAAGGAATAATTCAATATGTACCTTTCAAATCTTTCGTTCATCCAGCCTTTTGGCATACGCTTAGTGAGTTGAAATTGAATGTAGATAAACTAAACGAGACGACGAAACAAATACACGGCATTTATTCCTTTAGGGACGATATTGACGGCATATTCGAAGTGGATGGAACATCCTTTAACCA gtCAACAACAGAGGATTTGTTCTCCATAGATGTCATTGGTACATTGATAAATAAGAACACAATTGAAGATTTTAAGGGCATTGACAAAGCAGCGCTTCTCAATAGTATAGGAGAAGTAATATGGACTAACATAAAAACTCGGTCCTGGATAGATAAACCTAACTcccttgtaacttttattatacTGTCGTTTGCT GATCTCAAGAAATTCCACTACTATTACTGGTTTGCATTTCCAACACCAAATCAACCTACtgtttatttgaaacaaaacagtACTTCAATAACTGATTACTTTAGTCAAGATGAGTTGAAAAGTCTGACTATTAGCTTTAAAAATCTAGACATGACACAGAAATGTTTCTTCTGTATCACCAAAGATGATAAAGTTTCTGTGGACTTGCTGTCAAcagttttaaaaagaaaaaatggtGATGAATTAGACATTGATTTCTCGAAGACTTTCTTTGCTTTTGCTGATCCAAGTAGCGGTGAGAACCCCGGATGGCCTCTCAGATTGTTTATAGCAGCTCTTTTAGAATATTCACCATCATTAAGAGAAAGGGAGTTTAATGTCATTGGTATCAGATGCAAAAGATTAGAAGGTATTGAAGTCAGTAGAGTGTTCACAATAAAAACTTGTGag TTTCAGAATGTTCAATCAGATGGAAAGATTGGCTGGGTTGGCTGGGAGAGGAATGACAAAGGAAACTTTGGACCTAAACTTGCCAACATGTCTGCTTCTATGGATCCTAAGAA ATTGGCAGATGCATCATCCAACTTGAACATCCAGCTGATGAAATGGCGTCTGGTGCCAGATTTGGACGTGGATATCATGAAAGAAACAAAATGCCTTCTGTTGGGCGCTGGTACGTTAGGCTGCCATGTCGCTAGAAATTTGTTG GCGTGGGGCTTTCGTCACATAACGTTCATAGACAACGGCAAAGTATCTTATTCGAATCCAACACGTCAAGTTCTGTATACGTTTGAAGACTGCTTGAATGGAGGCAAGAAAAAAGCTGAAACTGCTGCCGTGAATCTCAAGCGTATTTTACCTACTGtg cacAGTGAAGGCCTATGCTTACACATTCCAATGCCCGGCCATCCAATCGGCGAATCTCTCAAGGACGAgacaataaacaatataaacATCATCACAAAAGCCATAGCGGATCATGACGTCATTTTCTTATTGTTGGACACAAGAGAGGCGAGATGGCTGCCTACCCTGATTGCTGCTCAGATGGGAAAG ATAGTAATCAACGCGGCGCTAGGATTTGACAGCTACCTTGTGATGCGTCATGGCACAAGCGCGCACGCAAGCATGCAAGCAAACGCGCAAGCAAATACGCACTCAGACGCACACGCAAGTACGCACTCAGACGCACACGCAAGTACGCAAGTTTCGAGCGTGCGTGGATCAATGTTGGGATGTTACTTCTGTAATGACGTCACTGCGCCTGGCaac TCTGTGTCGGACCGCACGCTGGACCAGCAGTGCACGGTGTCGCGGCCGGGCGCGGCGGCGACGGCGGGCGCGCTCGCTGTCGAGTTGCTGGTGGGAATGCTGCAGCATCCTGATAA GATAGACGCACCCGCGCCATTCAAAATGGACGATGAAACAACAAGCCAAGGCATATTGGGTGCCGTACCGCATTCCATACGCGGCTTCCTACACAACTATCAGACAGTGTTGCCGACTTGTGTCAAATTCCGGCAGTGTATAGCCTGCTCCGACACTGTTATAGATATGTATAGAACGGCAGGAACGCAGTTCCTACTGGATGTGTTTAACAGTGGGAAGTATTTGGAGAAGTTGACCGGCTTGACTGAGTTGCAGACGCTTGCTGAAATGActgag ATTGTCGCGTTGTCCgatgatgatgaagattga